A window of the Lactuca sativa cultivar Salinas chromosome 5, Lsat_Salinas_v11, whole genome shotgun sequence genome harbors these coding sequences:
- the LOC111882933 gene encoding mitogen-activated protein kinase kinase kinase NPK1 codes for MQDFIGSVRRSLVFKPSAGGGGNENGVGDSFGGFVEKIGSSIRKSKIGLFSKSSIQALPPSRPVAKTKNEEAGSQIRWRKGELIGCGAFGRVYMGMNLDSGELLAVKQVSVVVNTASKDKTQAHIRELEEEVKLLKNLSHPNIVRYLGTAREEESLNIFLEFVPGGSISSLLGKFGSFPESVIRMYTKQLLLGLEYLHKNGIMHRDIKGANILVDNKGRIKLADFGASKKVVELATMTGAKSMKGTPYWMAPEVILQTGHSFSADIWSVGCTVIEMATGKPPWSQQYQEVAALFHIGTTKAHPPIPDHLSAEAKDFLLKCLQKEPNLRPDASELLQHPFVTGEYEESHPVFRTSVIGIPNNQIPTSIKQPRSICMNMKTSGSGGMVDADDKDSVRCSTIYPEKFSGWGSSRYDDDMCQMDDDDLMVGNTSMKFEFNDANKSFNPMMEPDDDVACQFDASPYLGKNVAANLFPDEVCEMTADGDNGFTFPSGVEEEEEVTETKIIAFINEKALDLKKMQTPLYEEFYNSMNTTITPVGNENKENLSNNLHLPPKSSRSPIRRLRKRLSSAVDISSPGNNNNYNSESLSRVGGVNDQNPHEIRSPQNDSQVEAISPRASFSERQRRWKEELAEELERKREMMRQAGVAKTLSPKDRIINKQKERLRFVFPGN; via the exons ATGCAAGATTTTATCGGCTCAGTTCGTCGATCTCTGGTGTTCAAACCTTCCGCCGGCGGTGGGGGAAATGAAAATGGTGTCGGCGATTCTTTCGGTGGATTTGTCGAAAAGATCGGTTCAAGCATTCGTAAATCAAAAATCGGACTTTTCTCTAAGTCTTCCATTCAGGCACTACCTCCAAGCAGACCGGTGGCGAAGACCAAAAACGAAGAGGCCGGCTCCCAGATCCGATGGCGGAAAGGAGAATTAATCGGTTGTGGGGCGTTTGGTAGGGTTTATATGGGAATGAATCTCGATTCAGGGGAGCTACTTGCTGTCAAACAG GTTTCTGTTGTTGTAAATACTGCTTCAAAGGACAAAACGCAG GCACACATCCGGGAGCTTGAAGAAGAAGTGAAGTTATTGAAGAATCTTTCACATCCAAACATTGTT AGGTATCTGGGAACTGCTAGAGAGGAGGAATCATTAAATATCTTCTTGGAATTTGTTCCAGGTGGATCCATCTCTTCACTCCTAGGAAAATTTGGCTCCTTCCCTGAATCT GTGATAAGAATGTACACAAAGCAATTATTATTAGGGCTGGAGTATCTCCACAAAAATGGCATTATGCATAGGGACATCAAG GGGGCAAATATTCTTGTTGATAATAAAGGAAGGATCAAACTTGCAGATTTTGGTGCCtcaaagaaagttgtagagctg GCTACAATGACAGGTGCAAAGTCAATGAAGGGTACCCCATATTGGATGGCTCCTGAAGTTATACTCCAGACTGGCCATAGCTT CTCTGCTGATATATGGAGTGTTGGATGCACTGTTATTGAGATGGCAACTGGAAAGCCTCCATGGAGCCAACAATATCAGGAG gTTGCTGCTCTCTTTCATATAGGAACAACAAAAGCTCATCCACCTATACCAGATCATCTTTCTGCAGAAGCAAAGGATTTTTTGCTAAAATGCCTCCAAAA GGAACCAAATCTCAGGCCTGATGCATCAGAGTTACTACAG CATCCTTTTGTTACTGGAGAGTATGAGGAGTCTCATCCTGTCTTTCGCACATCAGTTATA GGCATACCTAACAATCAAATACCAACATCCATAAAGCAACCTAGAAG CATATGCATGAACATGAAAACAAGTGGTAGTGGTGGAATGGTGGATGCTGATGATAAAGATAGTGTAAGGTGCTCAACTATATACCCTGAGAAATTTTCTGGATGGGGTTCAAGTAGATATGatgatgacatgtgtcaaatGGATGATGATGATCTAATGGTTGGGAACACATCTATGAAATTTGAATTTAATGATGCCAATAAG AGTTTTAACCCCATGATGGAACCTGATGATGACGTGGCATGTCAGTTTGATGCGAGCCCTTACCTTGGAAAGAATGTAGCTGCTAACTTGTTTCCAGATGAAGTTTGTGAGATGACTGCAGATGGAGATAATGGTTTCACTTTTCCTTCTGGGgtagaggaggaagaagaagttaCAGAAACAAAGATCATAGCATTCATTAATGAGAAG GCTTTAGATCTGAAGAAGATGCAGACGCCTCTATATGAAGAATTTTACAACTCGATGAATACAACAATTACTCCTGTTGGGAATGAAAACAAGGAAAATTTATCAAACAACTTGCACTTACCTCCGAAAAGCAGTAGATCACCTATTAGGCGGCTAAGAAAGAGATTATCTTCAGCTGTTGACATTTCCAGTCCTGGTAATAATAATAACTATAATTCTGAGAGTTTATCACGTGTTGGTGGTGTAAATGATCAAAATCCACATGAAATTCGGTCTCCTCAGAATGATTCTCAAGTAGAGGCCATTAGTCCAAG GGCAAGCTTCTCAGAGAGGCAAAGAAGATGGAAAGAAGAACTCGCTGAAGAGCTTGAAAGAAAACGAG AGATGATGAGGCAAGCTGGTGTAGCAAAAACATTGTCCCCAAAGGATCGGATTATAAATAAGCAAAAAGAACGATTGAGGTTTGTGTTTCCTGGAAATTAA
- the LOC111882934 gene encoding protein FANTASTIC FOUR 3: MSTVVCQQGVHSCIESPLVLEATTMRLKLMAPKCCKEVIRHNDYGSWSFLQSLSSQKPIEKESSYVHPWVNQSSHSKLSQKSLALCTESLGNESGSDTSEGSVALFSESNRLDTRSQEKIAPKEKIRVLVPQMGSKKVVSRSFPPPLTTIRSSSLFHVSHHREGGRLIIQAVEAPYKNSCFQAERSHGRLRLICTKSMSR, translated from the coding sequence ATGTCTACGGTGGTGTGTCAACAAGGTGTGCATTCTTGCATCGAGTCCCCGCTTGTTTTAGAGGCAACAACCATGAGACTCAAACTAATGGCACCAAAGTGTTGCAAAGAAGTCATTAGACATAACGATTATGGTTCTTGGAGTTTCCTTCAGTCTCTTTCCTCCCAAAAACCCATTGAAAAAGAAAGCTCTTATGTCCATCCTTGGGTCAACCAATCTTCACACTCAAAGCTCAGTCAGAAAAGCCTTGCACTCTGCACAGAAAGCTTAGGAAATGAGAGCGGGAGTGACACTAGCGAAGGGAGCGTTGCCTTGTTTTCAGAGTCCAACAGATTGGACACAAGGAGCCAAGAAAAAATTGCTCCTAAggagaaaattagggttttggttccTCAAATGGGATCAAAGAAAGTTGTTTCTCGTAGCTTTCCACCCCCTTTGACTACAATACGTAGTTCGAGTTTGTTTCATGTCAGTCATCACCGGGAAGGTGGAAGGCTAATCATCCAAGCAGTGGAGGCACCATACAAGAATAGCTGTTTTCAAGCTGAAAGAAGCCATGGACGTCTGCGGTTGATATGCACGAAGAGTATGTCAAGATGA